In the genome of Deinococcus betulae, the window GTCAGCGTCTCGGCGCGGCGCGTCACCCCCAGCACGATGGTCCGGCCTTCCTCGCGGGCGCGGCGCAGGTCCTCATAGACATACGGCTGGCCACCGATGGTTTGCAGCACGTCGCCGCGTTGCAGGCCCGCTTCTGCGGCGGCGCTGCCGGGCACCACTTCGGTCACCACACGGTTCTGGCCGTCTAAGCGGGCCAGTTTGACGCCAAACTGCAGGCGGTTGCCGCCAGTGGCACTGGCCACGAACTCGCGGTAATCCTCTGGGGTATTGAAGAAACTGTGGTCGTCCCCCAGGGCCGTCAGTTCGGCACTCAGCACGGGGTAGGCCTTGGCTTCTTCGCAGGTGTCGGGTGCAGGCGCACACACGGCGCTCAGGCGCAGCTGATACTCCTCGGTCAGGGCGGCGCGGTCCACGGTGGACAGGCCGCCGTACTGGTTCTGAATCAGCAGATTGACCTTGTTAAAGATGTCCTGCGCGGGCGAGACCACACCCTGCGCGGCGGCCCCAGGGGCCAGCGACGCGCCCAGCAGCAGGGCGGTCAGGCCGCCCAGACGCGCGGCGCGCAGAAACGGCAAAGAGGGCCGGGCGAAGACACGCGGTGCGGGACGGCGGGGGACAGGGCTGGTCATGGATGACCCTTATTCTGCCCGCAGCAGATGGGAATTTGGTGGGCCAGGATTGCGACGGCCGTTACAAGAAGCGCCCGCCCACACGACCTTTTTCTGGGCTACGCCACAGGTGACCGCTGATACAGTTCGACCAGGCGGCGCAGGAAACGCAGACCCGGCCCCAGGCTGCTGAGCTGCACCCATTCGTCGGTGCGGTGGGCGTTGCCACCCCGGTACACCCCCACGGCGGCGGCCGGCAGGCCATGCGGCACGGCGGCGTTGGCGTCGGTGCTGCTGGACGCCACACGAATGTCGGTCCGCACCTCGCGCGCGGCCTCGCGGACCAGAGGCAGGAGTTCGCCGCTGTCCAGGTCGCCGCCGGGGCGATCCCCCACCCGCTCCAGCTGCACCCGCACCCCAGCTTCCCGCGCCGCCGCATGCAGGGCCGCCACCGCCCGCGTATCCAGGTCCGAGAGCAGGCCCGCGTCCAGCGAGCGCAGGTCCAGCAGCAGTTCGGCCTGCCCGGCAATCGAGTTGACACTGGTGCCTCCGCCCGCCACCCCCACATTCAGGGTGGTACGCGGGCTGGTGGGCAGATGCAGCCCGTACAGGGCGCTGATGGCCCGGCCCAGAGCGTGCAGGGCGCTGGGCGCCTGGTCCCCCCACGAGTGGCCGCCTGGCCCCACAAAGGTCGCCCGGTAACGCCGCACCCCCACCGCCCGCGTGACCGCGATACCCAGGTAACCGTCCACCGCCACAAAGGCACCCAGGGCTGCGCGGTGCTGCGAGAGCAGGTGCTTGGCGCCTCGCAGGTCTCCCAGGCCTTCCTCGCCCACGTTGGCGGCAATCCAGAGCGGGCGGCGCAGGGTCACCGCCGCGCCGCGCAGATCGCGCAGCAGGGCTGTCACCACCGCGAGGCTGGCGCTGTTGTCCCCCACGCCGGGGCCGATCAGACGCCCACCTTCCTCGCGCACCGTCACGTCGGTGCCGGCCTCAAAGACCGTATCCAGGTGCGCGGCCAGCAGCAGGGCGGGGCGGCCCTCGGTGCCGGGCGGGGTGATGCGGGTCAGCACATTGCCGGCGTCGTCGCGCTCGGTGACGTAGCCCAGCTCGGTCCACAGCGCCGCGACCAGCGCGGCCCGCACCCCTTCCTCAAAGGTGGGGGCGGGGGTCTGGGCAATGCGGGCGAGGTACGACAGGGGCATTGCGGGCCATTGTAGTCGGGGAGGTGGGCCGTGGGTCATGGAGTGGAGGAAAAGAGACATGGGAGCGGGGCGCGGCTTCTGCACCGCGCCCCGCCTCTCCCCTCTTTTCTCTTACCGCCTGAGCATGCGGCTGCCGATCATGCCGGCCAGCCCCACCAGCCCGGCCTTCACCAGCGGGCTGCTGAGCATCCCACCCGGCGCAAAGGCCGCTTCCAGGGGACTCTTGCCGTCCTGGGCGGGGGCCTGGGCGGTGCGGGTGTAGGCGTCAATCAGGTCGTCGTCATCGTCATGACGGACGGTCTGCACCGGATTGCTGGGGCTGCGCACGATGGCGTCACCCATTTCACGGCGCTGATCTGCGCTCATGCCGCCGACGTAGTCGCGCATGATCTGCTGGCGCTCCTCGGGCGAGGCATTGTCCAGGTAATCGCGGATATAGGCCGCCGCTTCCTGCGGGCTGACCTGCCC includes:
- a CDS encoding M20/M25/M40 family metallo-hydrolase; translation: MPLSYLARIAQTPAPTFEEGVRAALVAALWTELGYVTERDDAGNVLTRITPPGTEGRPALLLAAHLDTVFEAGTDVTVREEGGRLIGPGVGDNSASLAVVTALLRDLRGAAVTLRRPLWIAANVGEEGLGDLRGAKHLLSQHRAALGAFVAVDGYLGIAVTRAVGVRRYRATFVGPGGHSWGDQAPSALHALGRAISALYGLHLPTSPRTTLNVGVAGGGTSVNSIAGQAELLLDLRSLDAGLLSDLDTRAVAALHAAAREAGVRVQLERVGDRPGGDLDSGELLPLVREAAREVRTDIRVASSSTDANAAVPHGLPAAAVGVYRGGNAHRTDEWVQLSSLGPGLRFLRRLVELYQRSPVA